The genomic segment CCCACCCCGGAACCGCGCCGATGAACGGCAGGCCGTCCGGCGAACCGGGCCGCAGCCCCGCCCACGACGTTTCGAGCGTCGCGCCGGCCAGGCCCGGTACGGTTCGCCCGGCAAAACTCAGCAGATCGGCGATGCCTTCCGGTGTCGTGCGTTTCTCGAACCCCGCTTCGGGCTCTTCGGTCGATCCGATGAGTGTCAGGCCGTCGCCGCGTGGAACGAGGTAGCGCTTACCGAGCAGTAGTACACGCGCCGGGCCGTTCCCCCGGAGAACTGCGATTTGACCCCGAACGGGATGGAGCCCGGGCCGGTGGCCGAGCGGCCGGAGGAGCGCTTCGCTCCACGCACCGGCCGTCAGCAAAAACCGGTTCGCGGTCACGCGCTCGCCGGCGGCCGTTCGGAGCGCCCGCGCGCGGGCGCCGTCGAACTCCCAGGCTTCCGCGCTAGCGGAACTGTGAAGGCGGACCCCCGAGCGCTCGCACGCGGCGAGGAGCGCCCGCAAGTGCCAGGGGTTCCGCACTTGTGCGCAGTCGGGGAGCAGGTGCGCTTCGCCTTCGACCGCGCCGAGCGGTTCGAGCCGCTTCGCTTCCGACAAGCTGAGCGGTTCGAAGGCGATGCCCTCTGCGGCCCACACCGATGTCACGTCCGCGTCTTCGGGCGCGAGGAAGTCGATTCCGCCGCAACGGCGGTAGCCGTTGT from the Frigoriglobus tundricola genome contains:
- a CDS encoding NAD(P)/FAD-dependent oxidoreductase translates to MAQHPDVAIIGGGIIGLTSAYFLAKTGVSVAVYDRGAFGTEASWAGAGILPPGNPARAATPADALRGIGSERFPALSQELRDLTGIDNGYRRCGGIDFLAPEDADVTSVWAAEGIAFEPLSLSEAKRLEPLGAVEGEAHLLPDCAQVRNPWHLRALLAACERSGVRLHSSASAEAWEFDGARARALRTAAGERVTANRFLLTAGAWSEALLRPLGHRPGLHPVRGQIAVLRGNGPARVLLLGKRYLVPRGDGLTLIGSTEEPEAGFEKRTTPEGIADLLSFAGRTVPGLAGATLETSWAGLRPGSPDGLPFIGAVPGWDNVFVAAGHFRAGVQLSIGTAQAVTELLTGAPTCVPLETFALDRKPDRNVKSAFRS